The genomic region GCTGGAATGGCCGACCTTCAGCTTCAGGTCCCACAGGATGTACAGCATCGTCTCGATGACGCTTTCGGCCCAGGGGGTGATCTTCCAGGGCGTCAGGAACAAAAGGTCCACGTCGGAATGCGGGGCCATCTCGGCCCGGCCGTAGCCGCCAACGGCAAGGACGGCGATCCGTTCGGATTCGGTCGGGTTCGGAACCGGGTGCAAGTGGATGGCCGCCGCCAAGGCCGTCTGAACCAGCGCATCGGTCAACAAGGACTGCGCCGCGATCAGCCCGCGCGCCGCGCGCGGGGTGGCCATGAAGGCGGCATCCAGCGCCGTCGCTGTTGCAGCTTTGGCGGCGGACAAGTCCTTGACGACCAGCGCCCGCGCTTCCTTTGGGTCTTGCGCCCCGGCAAGCGATTGCAGGACACGCGCGGTCAGGTCCCCGGCGTCAGGCACCACCTGGGCTGCCAGCCCCGCAGTGCTCTGCGGCGCAGGGACAGCCCCGACCAGCGCGGTCATGCCGTCAGAACCCGGCGCCGGCAAAGCTGCGAGGCGCGGAGTCGATGACCACAACCTGGTTGCTGCGGATCTGCGCCACCGCAAGACCGCGTTCGTTGGTGCCGTTCGGCAACAGCCGGAAGATGCCCGAAACGCCCGCGAACCCGGCGGATTGCGTCAGTGCCGCGCGCGAGATCGGCGCGCCATTGCTGGACCGCGCCAGCGCCCCGATGGCGGCGATTCCGTCATAGGCAAGCCCCGCCACGGCCGAAGGGCTGGTGCCATAGGCCGCAAGGTAGCGCGATTGGAACTGTGCCTGCAGGCCGGGGTCCGGCATGGCGAACCAGCCGCCCTGGACGCCCGGAAGTGCCAGCGTGGCAGGCGGAATATCCCAGCGCGTCAGGCCGATGAACTGCGTGCTGGCGCGGTCGATCCCGTTGTCTACCAGAAGCTGCGACAAAAGCGGCAGCGCCCCCGCGGTGTCGGCCGTCAGGAACAGGGCCGTCGCGCCGGACGACCGCGCCGAGCTGACAATGCCGGTTGCGGCCTGAACGATCCCGTTTTGCGAGAATTCATACGAGGTCACGCCAACGACCGACCCACCGGCAGCAGCCACCCCACGCTCGATCGCGGCCTTGCCAACCTCGCCGGCGACGTTGCGGTCATGCACGATCAGGATCTTCGACTTGCCGCTGCGCACGGCAAAACTGGCCAGCCTGCGGGCCGTGTTGTCAAAGGTCTGGCCCAGAACAAAGACGTTGCCCCCGGCAATGGCGGCATTGTTGGAAAAGGCCAGCACGTTCACGCCGGAACTGGCGACAGCGACGCCTGCTGCGTTCGCTTCTTCGGAATAGAACGGGCCGAGGATGACTTGCGCCCCCTCATCCACCGCCTGCTTCGCCAGCGCCGAGGCTTGCGCCGGGCTGCCGCCCGTCCGGTAGACACGCAGGTCGATCGTCACGCCGCTCAGGTCGGCCATTGCCAGACGCGCGGCATTCTCAAGATTCTGGCCAAACAGTTCGTCCTGCGACTGGCCTGACCCTGACGGGACCAGCAACGCCACCTGCACAGTACCACCTGAGCCGGTGGCAGGACCGGTCGACGTGCCCCCGACCGGCACGCAGGCCGACAGCACCACCGCGCAAAGCACGAGGAAAGACCGACCCAGCGACTTGCGGGTCCGATGAATAACGGACAACATGAAGGTTCCTCACTCTGCAACGGCACGGCGAACACGCGCCTGGACTTTCGCAAGTCAAGGTAATGGGTTCGGAAAGGGAAGTAAACTTGTGAGGCAGTCAACAGACCCGACCGAGACAGGACACAAACCCGCCCTGCGCGCCATTCCGCCGGGGCTGCATTTCGTGTCGACGCCAATCGGCGCGGCCCGCGACATCACGCTGCGGGCGCTGGATGTGCTGGCAGGGGCGGATGTGCTGGTGGCCGAGGATACGCGCACATTGCGCCATCTGATGGAGATTCATGGCGTCGCCCTGGGCGGGCGTCCGCTGATCGCCTATCACGACCATAGCGGCGACGCGACGGTGGCCCGCCTGCTTGGGCTGATCGGCGAAGGCCGCAGCGTGGCCTATGCGTCCGAAGCGGGAACGCCGCTGATCTCGGACCCCGGGTTCGAACTGGCGCGGGCAGCAGCGGCGGCCGGATTGCCGATGTCCGCAGCCCCCGGCCCCTGCGCCGCGATCTGCGCCCTGACCCTGTCGGGCCTGCCGACGGACCGGTTTCTGTTCGCAGGCTTTGCACCGGCCGCCCAAGGGGCCCGGCGGACGTTTCTGGCGGAACTTTCAGGCGTGAAGGCAACGCTGATCCTTTACGAAAGCCCCAAGCGTCTGAAGTCGCTGCTGGCAGACATGGTGCAGGCCCTGGGCGCGGAGCGAGAGGCCGTTGTCTGTCGGGAATTGACCAAACGCTTCGAGGAAGTCTCGCGCGGATCGCTCGCCACATTGGCGGCGGCTTTTGCCGAAAGGGACATCAAGGGCGAGATCGTGGTCCTTGTTGACCGCGCCGCAGACGTGGTGGCCGGCAAGGACACGGTCGAGGCGGCGCTGCTGAAGGCGCTTGCCTCGATGAGCGTTAAGGATGCAGCAACTTCTGTGTCGCAAACTCTGGGGGTATCGCGCAAGATTGTGTACCGGATCGCGCTTGATCTTGACCGGACCCGATCTGACAGCGCCCCATCCTGAGGATGCCATGCCTTTCGACTTCGCCCCTGATCCAATCGCGCGCACCAAATCAGCCCGGGGAAAGACAAACTATCTTGCCGGGCTTGCGGCCGAGGCGGCCGTGGCTCGTCGATATGAAGACAGGGGCATCCCGATCTGTGCCCGCCGCTGGCGCGGCCTGACCGGTGAGATTGATCTGATCGGGCGTTCCGGGGATGAGGTCATCTTTGTCGAAGTCAAGCAAAGCCGCACCCATGATCTTGCCGCCTCGCACATCTCGCAGGCGCAAATCGCCCGGATCTTCGTGACTGTCGACGAATTTCTGGCAGGGGAACCAAAGGGTTTGCTGACCGATGTCCGGATTGACCTTGCGCTGGTCGACGGGCAGGGCCGGATCGAAGTTGTGGAAAACGCCTTCGCGGGTTGAATTGCATCTTTCGGCGCCATGGGCCATCACTCGGCTACAAGCCAATGGAGCGTGCGATGCCCTTGAAGATAGCCCTGCAGATGGACCCGATCGGGTCGGTCAACATCCATGCCGATTCGACCTTCCGCATCGCGATCGAAGCGCAGGAGCGGGGGCATTCGCTGTTTTACTACACGCCCGACCGGCTGGCGTTCGTCGAAGGGCGCGTCACGGCGCGGGGTTGGTGGATCGCCTTGCGGTGGGAAGTTGGTAACCACGTCAGCTATGGGGAGGAGACCGAGGTCGATCTGAGGGAAATGGATGTGGTCTGGCTGCGGCAGGATCCGCCGTTCGACATGGGCTATATCACCACAACGCATCTGCTGGAGATGATCCATCCGCAGACGCTGGTGGTCAATGACCCGTTCTGGGTCAGGAACAGCCCGGAGAAACTTCTGGTCCTGCGGTTTCCTGATCTGACGCCACCGACGGCGATCGCGCGGGATCTGGCGACGATCCGAGCGTTCAAGGCGCGGCATGGGGATGTGATCCTGAAGCCGCTCTACGGCAACGGGGGGGCGGGGGTGTTCCGGCTGGATCCCGGCGACCGGAACCTTGCATCGCTGCATGAGCTGTTCATGGGGATCAACCGCGAGCCGTTGATCGTGCAGAAATTCCTGCCGGCGGTGGAGAAAGGGGACAAGCGGATCATTCTGGTGGACGGCGAGCCTGTGGGGGCGATCAACCGCGTGCCGCTGGCGGGGGAGACGCGGTCGAACATGCATGCGGGGGGGCGGCCGGAGAAGGTGGGGCTGACCGAGCGGGATCTGGAGATCTGCCGGAAGATCGGGCCGGTCCTGCGCGAGAAGGGGCAGGTTTTCGTGGGCATCGATGTGATCGGGGACTGGCTGACTGAGATCAATGTGACCTCGCCCACCGGGATTCAGGAGCTGGAGCGGTTCGACGGGACGAACGCTGCGGCCCTGATCTGGGATGTGATCGAGGCGAAGCGGGGGCTGTAAGGGCTGTGTCCCGGGCAGGGACATCGGGCCAAGCCTATGAAATAAAACAGTTCTGCGCTTCGCGTTAGCCAATCGTTAAGGATATGGCCACAGGGCGCAGGCGCAAGATGAACGGGCCAAAGGCCTTGGCGTCGTCTGTGGAAATGGGGGTTTTGCACCCCCACACCCCCGCAGAGTATTTGGGTAAAGAGCAAGCCTAGACTGGACGTGCACGTGAGCGTGTTCCGGACGGCCGTGATCCCCTTGCTGGGGTTGGAAGATCGCTGGGCATCTGGCGACAGGGGTAAGGTTTTTGCGGCTAGGTATCGGCGGCAGGGTGTGGGGCCCGCTGGCCCGGTATGTCGATTCTGCGATGGCGCTGGCGTCACCGGAAAGCGGGTCATGCTGGCTGCGACCTGCTGGTCTTGCGTCGCGCGTCCTGCCCGATGCGACTTCGGGGGGCGAGCCGTACCCCGAATGCCGCCGATGGCTGCTGCCAGATGGAACGCTGGTCAACCTTGGCGACGTGGCATTTCGGGTGGCGGACGCGTCTTCGGGATCGGCCATCGGGCGGACGCCGCCCGGGATGCGGTGGTGGCCGGGTGGTCTGCCCGAGGGGATTTGGGAGGACTAGCCCTAACCGAAATGCCGCCGACGGTTGAGGAGAGACGGACGCTGATCAGCGTGGTGATGGGGGCACTGCGGGTGCTGGGAGAGGCTTCGGGATCGGCCATTGGGCAAACGACGCCCGGGATGCGGTGGTGGCCGGGTGGTTTGTTCGATGCGATTTCGAGAGGGCGAGCCGTACCCGAGTTGCCGCCGACGGCTGATGACAGACGGACTTTGATCCCTGCGGCGATGTGGTTTTTCGGGTGGCGGACGCGTCTTCGGGATCGGCCATCGGGCGGACGACGCCCGGGATGCGGTGGTAACCGGGTGTTCTTCCCGATGGGATATCGGGAGGGTGAGACGTACCCTAGTTGCCGTCGACGGTTGATGACACAGGCGGACGCTGATTCTCGGCGACGTGGCATTGCGGCTGGCGAACGCGCCTTCGGGATCCGCGGTGGGGCTGACGACACCTGGGATGCGGTGGTAGCCGGGTGGTCTGCCTGAAGCAATTTCGGGTGGGCGAGAGGCAACCCGCCGCCGATGGCTGGTGACAGACAGACGCTAGTCACCCTTGGCGATGTGGTTTTGCGGGTGGCGGGCGCGTCTTCGGGATCGGCGATGGGGTGGACGACGCCAGAGATGCCGTAGAAGGGGCGCGTTTCGCCCAAAGCCATTTCGGGAGGGCGCCCCGTACCCTAGATGCCGCCGACGGCGGATGATAGGCGGAAGCTGATCGCCTCGGCGATGTGGGGTTTGCGGACGGCGGCGGAGCCTTCGAGGTCGGCGATGGTGCGGGCGACGCGCAGGATGCGGTGGTAACCGCGGGCCGAGAGGCCCATCCGTTCGGCGACGCGGGAGATCAGGGCCTTGCCTTCGGAATCGGGAGTGGCCAGTTCTTCCAGCGACGCGCCTTCGAGGTCGGCGTTCACCCGCAGGTCCGGGTGGTCGGCAAAACGGGTGGACTGGCGGTCGCGCGCGGTGGAGACTCGGGCGGCGATGCTCGTGGAAGCGTCGCCTGAAGCGGGCAGGTCGAGATCGGTGAAGGCAACGGGCGGCACTTCAACCCTGAGATCGAAGCGGTCCATCAGCGGGCCGGAGATGCGGCCAAGGTAGTCTTCGCCGCAGATCGGCGCGCGGCCGCAGGCGCGGTTCGGGTCGGACAGGTAGCCGCATTTGCAGGGGTTGGCGGCGGCGATCAGCAGGAATCGGCAGGGATAGCGGATATGGGCGTTGGCGCGGGCGACGACGACCGTGCCCGTCTCGATCGGCTGGCGCAGGGTGTCGAGCACGGTGCGGGGAAATTCGGGAAATTCGTCAAGGAACAGGACGCCGTTATGGGCAAGGCTGATCTCGCCCGGTTTGGCACCGCGCCCACCGCCGACGATGGCGGCCATCGAGGCGGCATGATGCGGTTCGCGGAACGGACGGTCGCGGGAGATGCCGCCTTCGGTCAGCAGCCCCGCGAGCGAGTGGATCATCGAGGTTTCCAGCGCCTCAACCGCCGAGAGGGGCGGCAGGATGCCGGGCAGGCGGGCGGCGAGCATGGATTTGCCTGACCCCGGCGTGCCCACCATGAAGAGGTGGTGCCGCCCGGCAGCAGCGATTTCAAGGGCGCGTTTGGCGCGCTCCTGCCCCTTCACTTCGCGGAAGTCGCGGGGGTCGCGGGTACGCGTCACTTCGCCCGCCTCGGCCGGGGACAGGGGGGCGCGGCCGGTGTAGTGGTGGAGCACCTCCTCCAGCGAGGCGGCGGCGAGGACCTGGGTGGCGCCGACCCAGGCGGCCTCGGCCCCGCAGGCGCGAGGGCAGAGGAGGGTGCGGTCTTCGACGGCGGCGGCCATGGCGGCGGGTAGTGCGCCGGCGACCGGGATCAGGCGACCGTCGAGAGAGAGTTCACCCAAGGACACAACGCCTTCGACATCTTCGCGCGGAATGATGTCGAGCGCGGCGAGGAGGGCGATGGCGATGGGGAGATCGAAGTGGGAGCCTTCCTTGGGCAGGTCGGCAGGCGAGAGGTTGATGGTGATGCGCTTGGACGGCAGCGCGATGGAGAGCGCCTGGAGCGAGGCGCGGACGCGTTCCTTCGCCTCGCTCACCGCCTTGTCGGGGAGGCCTACGAGGGTGAAGGCGGGCGCGCCGGGGGTGACGGCGCATTGCACTTCGACGAGGCGGGCCTCGACCCCTTCGAAGGCGACGGTGTAGGAGCGGGCGGTCATGGGTGCGTCCGGCCCGCCGGGATGGCGCGGGTTGGGGCGGTTCGGGAATGGAGCGCGTGCCGCGCGAGCCTTTTGTCTCGCCTCTGCGCGCAGGCGCGCAACCGGCTCAGGCAGCCTCCGGCGGGGATATTTGGGCCAATGTGAAAGGGGTTTGGCAGCGGGATGGGCCCGGTCGTGGTCAGTTGTCCTTGGCCCTGCATGCGCCCCACCCGATTCACAATGGTTAACGGGTAGGGGCGAATGGTTTACGATTGGTAAAGGGCGATGAACTTCGGCCAGGCCTCGGGGTCGGCGACGGTCTTGTCGCGGCAGAAGGCGTTGCAGAAGCCGAAGGTGCGGCCGTCAAGCTCTAGCATGTGCGTGACGGGTTCGCCGGAGTAGGGGCAGACGGTGTTTTCGGCCTTGGTCCCTTCGGTGGCGCGGGCAGGGAGGGGGGCGGGGCCGGGCCAGGCGCGGCGGGGGTAGTCGCGGCGGTAGAAGTCCTGATCGGGGCCGTCGACCATGCCCATGGCGCGCCAGCGGCGGAAGCTGGGGTGGGCGAGGTGGGCGTTGACGTAGGCCAGGGCATCGGCGCTGACGGGCAGGTTGTAGGTGGCGATGCGGGTGGCGACGGGGGCGAAGAAGGCATCGGCGGCGGAATAGGGGCCGCAGAGCCAGGGGGTGGTGGAGTTGGTCGCCTGCCGCGCCCAGGACCAGAGGGTTTCGAGGCGCTTGAGGTCTTTCAGGACGTCTTCCGGTGGCTGGCAGTCGGTGTAGCTGACGCGCAGGTTCATCGGGCAGTGGCTGCGGAGCGCGGTGAAGCCTGCGTGCATTTCGGCGGCAAGGACCCGGGCGGTGGCGCGGGCATGGGGGTCTGTGGGCCAGAGGCCGGCGTCGGGGTGGCGGGTGGCCAGTTCTTCGGCAATCGCGATGGTTTCGGGGACGACGCTGCCTTCGGGCGTGCGCATCGTCGGGGCGGTTCTGGCGGGGAAGTAGTCCTTGAGGATCGTGGCGAGTTCGTCGGTGTAAAGCCGGGCGCGGTGGGTTTTGACCGGCAGGTCGAAGGCGTCGAACAGGAGCCAGCCGCGCAGGCTCCAACTGGAATAGGCGCGGTCGCCGATCACGAGGTCATAGGTCATGTGCTGGGGTCCTTTTTCCCATTGAAGCCGGTCCGGGGCGGGAAGGGAAACGACGATTTGTGCGGGGCTGCATCACGGACAGTGATTGATCGCGTGGACCTGCGGCGGGTCCAGGGTCAGGCAAGTGACCGAGAGGTTATCGATCCGATGGGCGAAGACGGCCTCGGGAGAAAGATTTTCGGCCCGTTGCAGGGCGGCGAGGATCGGACCGAAATGGGCGACGATGATCAGGTCAGGGGCCAAGCCCTGCAAGCGGTCCAGCACGGCCCAGATGCGGTTTGCAAGGTCGTTCCAGCTTTCCCCACCGGGGGGGCGGATATCGCCGGGGGTTTCCCAGAAGGCGCGGATGTGGTCGGGATTTTCGGCCTCGATCTCGGCGAAGGCGCGGGTTTCCCACTGGCCGAAATGCATTTCGCGGAGTGCGGGATCATGGGGCAGGCGGGGACGGGGGCCAAGCGCATCGGCGGTGGCGATGGCACGGACAAGGTCGGAGGAGATGACCGGGGCGTCTGGCGGCAGGTGGGCGTTCAACCGCGCCAGGGCTGCACTGTCGGACAGGTCGGCGGGCAGGTCGGTCCAGCCGACCATGGTTTTCGCATGGGTGGGCCCGTGCCGGACCAGCCAGAAACGGGTCACGGCAGTTGACCCTTCAGCGCCAGCGGCAGGCCGGCGATGACGGTGATAACCAGCGCGGCTTCGGCGGCAAGGCGCTGGTTCAGGCGGCCTTGCGCATCACGAAACCTGCGGGCGAGCGCATTTTCGGGAACAATCCCCCATCCGACTTCGTTGGTCACGATGACAACCGGCGCCGGGCAGGCGGCGAGGGCGGCGATGAGGCGATCAGTCTCATACCCAATATCGTGGTCGGCAAGGACGTGGTTGGTCAGCCACAGCGTGGCGCAGTCGATCAGCACGGCTTCGTCCCTGCTGGCGGCGGCCAAGGCGGGGGCAAGGTCGAGGGGCGCTTCGACCGTGGTCCAGTCGGTGCCGCGATCCTGTTGGTGCTGGGCGATGCGGGCGCGCATTTCATCATCCCAGGCCTCGGCCGTGGCGATGTAGCGGCGGGGGCGGGCGGTGGCGAAGAGGAGACGCTCGGCATAGCTGGATTTGCCGGAACGCGCGCCGCCGATCACAACCGTGAGAGGTGGCAAAACTGTCGGGAGAAGTGATCCGGTCACGCGGAAGCCTCGTAGAAAAGACAAAGAACAGGCGAAAGCGCCGCAAGATACCGATCTGGAGGTCATCATGGCACTTGACGGATATACTGACCAGACGATGTCGCGCCAAGCGATGAAGGCGGAATTGCTGGACGCGGAAACCGAGTTGCGGCTGGCCTATGCCTGGCGTGATCAGCGGGATGAACAGGCGCTGCACCGGTTGATCACGGCCTATATGCGTCTGGCGATCAGCATGGCGTCGAAGTTCCGCCGCTATGGCGCGCCGATGAATGACCTTATTCAGGAAGCGTCGCTGGGTCTGATGAAGGCGGCGGACAAGTTTGATCCGGATCGGGGTGTGCGGTTTTCGACCTACGCGGTCTGGTGGATCAAGGCCAGCATCCAGGACTATGTGATGCGCAACTGGTCGATGGTGCGGACGGGGTCCACCTCCAGCCAGAAGGCGCTGTTCTTCAACCTGCGCCGGGTTCAGGCCAAGCTGGAGCGTGAAGCCAGCCAGCGGGGCGAACGGCTTGACCAGCACCAGCTGCGCCAGTTGGTCGCAGCCGAGGTTGGCGTGCCGATCCATGATGTCGAAATGATGGAAGGCCGGCTGTCGGGGTCTGACTATTCGCTGAACGCCACGCAATCGACCGATGAGGACGGGCGCGAATGGATTGACGCGCTGGAGGATGACGGCGTGCAGGCCGCCGAAGTCGTTGAAGGCGCGCATGACACCGACCGGCTGCGAGGCTGGCTGGTCAATGCCATGCAGCAGTTGAACGCCCGCGAACGCTATATCGTGGCC from Tabrizicola piscis harbors:
- a CDS encoding penicillin-binding protein activator, with the translated sequence MLSVIHRTRKSLGRSFLVLCAVVLSACVPVGGTSTGPATGSGGTVQVALLVPSGSGQSQDELFGQNLENAARLAMADLSGVTIDLRVYRTGGSPAQASALAKQAVDEGAQVILGPFYSEEANAAGVAVASSGVNVLAFSNNAAIAGGNVFVLGQTFDNTARRLASFAVRSGKSKILIVHDRNVAGEVGKAAIERGVAAAGGSVVGVTSYEFSQNGIVQAATGIVSSARSSGATALFLTADTAGALPLLSQLLVDNGIDRASTQFIGLTRWDIPPATLALPGVQGGWFAMPDPGLQAQFQSRYLAAYGTSPSAVAGLAYDGIAAIGALARSSNGAPISRAALTQSAGFAGVSGIFRLLPNGTNERGLAVAQIRSNQVVVIDSAPRSFAGAGF
- the rsmI gene encoding 16S rRNA (cytidine(1402)-2'-O)-methyltransferase, which translates into the protein MRQSTDPTETGHKPALRAIPPGLHFVSTPIGAARDITLRALDVLAGADVLVAEDTRTLRHLMEIHGVALGGRPLIAYHDHSGDATVARLLGLIGEGRSVAYASEAGTPLISDPGFELARAAAAAGLPMSAAPGPCAAICALTLSGLPTDRFLFAGFAPAAQGARRTFLAELSGVKATLILYESPKRLKSLLADMVQALGAEREAVVCRELTKRFEEVSRGSLATLAAAFAERDIKGEIVVLVDRAADVVAGKDTVEAALLKALASMSVKDAATSVSQTLGVSRKIVYRIALDLDRTRSDSAPS
- a CDS encoding YraN family protein, with the protein product MPFDFAPDPIARTKSARGKTNYLAGLAAEAAVARRYEDRGIPICARRWRGLTGEIDLIGRSGDEVIFVEVKQSRTHDLAASHISQAQIARIFVTVDEFLAGEPKGLLTDVRIDLALVDGQGRIEVVENAFAG
- the gshB gene encoding glutathione synthase, producing the protein MPLKIALQMDPIGSVNIHADSTFRIAIEAQERGHSLFYYTPDRLAFVEGRVTARGWWIALRWEVGNHVSYGEETEVDLREMDVVWLRQDPPFDMGYITTTHLLEMIHPQTLVVNDPFWVRNSPEKLLVLRFPDLTPPTAIARDLATIRAFKARHGDVILKPLYGNGGAGVFRLDPGDRNLASLHELFMGINREPLIVQKFLPAVEKGDKRIILVDGEPVGAINRVPLAGETRSNMHAGGRPEKVGLTERDLEICRKIGPVLREKGQVFVGIDVIGDWLTEINVTSPTGIQELERFDGTNAAALIWDVIEAKRGL
- a CDS encoding YifB family Mg chelatase-like AAA ATPase; translation: MTARSYTVAFEGVEARLVEVQCAVTPGAPAFTLVGLPDKAVSEAKERVRASLQALSIALPSKRITINLSPADLPKEGSHFDLPIAIALLAALDIIPREDVEGVVSLGELSLDGRLIPVAGALPAAMAAAVEDRTLLCPRACGAEAAWVGATQVLAAASLEEVLHHYTGRAPLSPAEAGEVTRTRDPRDFREVKGQERAKRALEIAAAGRHHLFMVGTPGSGKSMLAARLPGILPPLSAVEALETSMIHSLAGLLTEGGISRDRPFREPHHAASMAAIVGGGRGAKPGEISLAHNGVLFLDEFPEFPRTVLDTLRQPIETGTVVVARANAHIRYPCRFLLIAAANPCKCGYLSDPNRACGRAPICGEDYLGRISGPLMDRFDLRVEVPPVAFTDLDLPASGDASTSIAARVSTARDRQSTRFADHPDLRVNADLEGASLEELATPDSEGKALISRVAERMGLSARGYHRILRVARTIADLEGSAAVRKPHIAEAISFRLSSAVGGI
- a CDS encoding glutathione S-transferase — encoded protein: MTYDLVIGDRAYSSWSLRGWLLFDAFDLPVKTHRARLYTDELATILKDYFPARTAPTMRTPEGSVVPETIAIAEELATRHPDAGLWPTDPHARATARVLAAEMHAGFTALRSHCPMNLRVSYTDCQPPEDVLKDLKRLETLWSWARQATNSTTPWLCGPYSAADAFFAPVATRIATYNLPVSADALAYVNAHLAHPSFRRWRAMGMVDGPDQDFYRRDYPRRAWPGPAPLPARATEGTKAENTVCPYSGEPVTHMLELDGRTFGFCNAFCRDKTVADPEAWPKFIALYQS
- a CDS encoding histidine phosphatase family protein, translating into MTRFWLVRHGPTHAKTMVGWTDLPADLSDSAALARLNAHLPPDAPVISSDLVRAIATADALGPRPRLPHDPALREMHFGQWETRAFAEIEAENPDHIRAFWETPGDIRPPGGESWNDLANRIWAVLDRLQGLAPDLIIVAHFGPILAALQRAENLSPEAVFAHRIDNLSVTCLTLDPPQVHAINHCP
- the cobU gene encoding bifunctional adenosylcobinamide kinase/adenosylcobinamide-phosphate guanylyltransferase, translated to MTGSLLPTVLPPLTVVIGGARSGKSSYAERLLFATARPRRYIATAEAWDDEMRARIAQHQQDRGTDWTTVEAPLDLAPALAAASRDEAVLIDCATLWLTNHVLADHDIGYETDRLIAALAACPAPVVIVTNEVGWGIVPENALARRFRDAQGRLNQRLAAEAALVITVIAGLPLALKGQLP
- a CDS encoding RNA polymerase factor sigma-32 codes for the protein MALDGYTDQTMSRQAMKAELLDAETELRLAYAWRDQRDEQALHRLITAYMRLAISMASKFRRYGAPMNDLIQEASLGLMKAADKFDPDRGVRFSTYAVWWIKASIQDYVMRNWSMVRTGSTSSQKALFFNLRRVQAKLEREASQRGERLDQHQLRQLVAAEVGVPIHDVEMMEGRLSGSDYSLNATQSTDEDGREWIDALEDDGVQAAEVVEGAHDTDRLRGWLVNAMQQLNARERYIVAERKLRDDGRTLESLGEELGLSKERVRQLEAAAFAKMRKSLEGQSREVRHFF